GGGCCTGCACGTCGGCGTAGCGCTTCTCGATCTGCTGGGCGAGCAGCTGCTCGTCACTGAGCGGAGCCGGCGCACCGGGAGCCGGCGCACCGGGAGCTGGCGGAGCGGCCGCGGGGCGGGACCCGATCTCCATGGCACGCTGGAGCAGGCGCTGGCGGCGGACCTTCGCCGCCTCGTCGGACACATCCTCCGCCAGGTCGTTCTCATCGAGGGACAGGTCGTCCCACGAATCGGGCATGTCGAAGTCGACCGTCGGAACCGAGGAGGCCGTGGTGACGGCCGGAGGCGGCATGGGCGCGGCGGGGGCCGGGGGCGCGGCGGGCGCCGGAGACACCGGAGGCTGGGGAGCGGGCTCGATGGGAGCCGGGGACTGGGGGACCTCCGCGCGGACGAGCGATTCCAGGTGGGCATCGACCTGCTGCAGCGCGGCCTCGAACGAGGCGTTGATGTCGCCAGGGGCCTCACCACCGGCGTTGTCGAAGGTGACGATGCGCCAGAGGTCCTCGTCACCCGAGGAGCGAGGTGCATCCGGCCCCAGCCGGAGCGGCTGAGCGGGAGCAGCGGGCGCACTGTTGCGAGCCCAGAGGTTGGGGGGAACGGAGCCCGCGGGGGCGGCCGTGTTGGCGGCGGGAGAACGCAGGCCCGGGGGAACGGGAGCGGCCGGAGCCTGCGTGCTGGCGGCGGGGGAACGAAGCCCCGGGGGAACGGCGGCCCGAGGCGGTGCCGCGGGCGGTGGCGGGCGCGCGGCCGGAGGCGGCATCGCGGGCGCCATGACGACGGGCGCGGGCACGACAGGGGCGGGCGGCTGGGACTCGGGGCCCGAGAGATCCGCCCAGAAGTTCAGATCGGCACCTGACTCGTTCGCCGATTCCTGGGGAGCGGAAGCCGCGGGCATGGCAGGCGCGATGGGTCGAGCGGGCTCGTCGACGAGCCATGACTCTGGAGGAGCGGACCCGGCGCGCCGCTGGGCCTCCTGCATGTCCCGGAGCGACGCGGCATTGGCCTGCTCGCGCGCCAGACGGAGCGCGTTCGTGTCCTCCTGCGCGGGCAACTCCGCGTCACCCGGGAACGCGTCGAACCACGCCTCGGGGGTGGACATGACTTCGGAGAGGGAGTTCTCGGCTCCGGTAACGGGCTGTGTGCTCGCCTCGGCGGGAGCGGAGCCGAGGATCAATTCTCCGTCCTGCAGTTCGGCCGCCTCGGCGATGCGAGCCACGTCCGACAACTGGGAGACCTCGGCGAGACGCCGCTGCTCGATGAGGCGTGACGCCTCTACGCGGCGAGCCTCTTCCGCGAGGCGCGCGGCCTCGGCCCTGCGAGCCTCTTCGGCATGTCGAGCCGCTTCCGCACGGCGGCGCTCCTCGGCGAGACGAGCTGCCTCGGCCCGACGAACCTCTTCCGCGCGGCGAGCCTCTTCGGCCAGCCGGGCTTCCTCGGCGACCCGAGCCTCTTCCGCCAGCCGCGCCTCTTCCGCCAGCCGCGCCTCTTCCGCCAGCCGCGCCTCTTCCGCCAGCCGCGCCTCTTCCGCCAGCCGCGCCTCTTCCGCCAGCCGCGCCTCTTCCACCAGCCGCGCCTCTTCCGCCAGCCGCGCCTCTTCCGCCAGCCGCGCCTCTTCCGCCAGTCGCGCCGCCTCGGCCCGTCGAGCCTCCTCCTCGGCTCGGAGCCGGGCCTCCTCCGCCAGCCGCGCCGCTTCCGCACGGCGACGCTCCTCAGCGAGACGAGCTGCCTCGGCCCGACGAGCCTCTTCCACGCGGCGAGCCTCTTCCACGCGGCGAGCCTCTTCGGCCAGCCGGGCCTCCTCGGCGAGACGCGCCTCTTCCGCAAGACGCGCCTCCTCCTCAGCTCGGAGCCGGGCCTCCTCGGCCAGTCGCGCCTCTTCGGCCAAGCGGGCTTCCTCGGCCAGTCGCGCCTCCTCTTCGGCACGGAGCCGGGCCTCCTCCGCCAGCCGCGATTCCTCAGCGAGACGCGCCTCCTCCTCGGCTCGGAGCCGGGCCTCCTCGGCGAGACGTGCCTCCTCCTCGGCTCGGAGCCGGGCCTCCTCGGCGAGACGTGCCTCTTCGGCCAGCCGCGCTTCCTCAGCGAGACGCGCCTCCTCCTCGGCTCGAAGCCGGGCCTCCTCCGCTAGCTGTGCCTCTTCGGCCAGCCGCGCATCCTCGGCGAGTCGCGCCTCCTCCTCGGCTCGGAGCCGCACCTCCTCCGCCAGCCGCGCCTCTTCCGCGCGACGGGCTTCCTCGACCTGTCGGGCTTCTTCCTCGGCTCGGAGCCGCGCCTCCTCGGCGAGTCGCGCCTCCTCGGCGAGTCGCGCCTCCTCTTCAGCGGCAAGACGCGCCTCTTCCGCGCGACGGGCCTCCTCGGCCAACCGCGCTTCCTCCTCGGCTCGGAGTCGAGCCTCCTCGGCCAGCCGCGCCTCTTCCGCGCGACGGGCCTCCTCCACCAGCCGCGCCTCCTCGGCCAACCGAATCTCTTCAGCCAGCCGGGCCGCCTCCTCCTCGGCACGACGAGCCTCTTCGGCGAGGCGGGCCTCTTCGGCCAGTCGCGCCTCTTCCGCACGGCGTGCCTCTTCCGCACGGCGTGCTTCTTCCGCACGGCGTGCTTCTTCTTCCGCAGCTCGACGCGCCTCCTCGGCCAACCGAGCCTCTTCCTCGGCAGCCCGACGCGCTTCTTCCTCGGCGAGCCGTGCCTCTTCGGCGAGTCTGGCTTCCTCAGCACGGCGGGCCTCTTCGGCTAGCCGTGCCTCCTCCGCCAGCCGTTCCTCTTCGGCACGTCGGGCCTCCTCCGCCAGGCGTGCTTCCTCCTCCGCACGGAGCCGGGCCTCTTCGGCCAGTCGCGCCTCTTCGGCCAGTCGCGCCTCTTCGGCCAACCGAGCCTCTTCGGCCAACCGAGCCTCTTCAGCGAGTCTGGCTTCTTCCGCGAGGCGAGCCTCCTCGGCCAGCCGCGCCTCTTCCGCGCGGCGTGCCTCTTCTTCCGCACGGAGCCTGGCCTCCTCGGCCAGCCGCGCCTCTTCCGCGCGGCGTGCCTCTTCTTCCGCACGGAGCCTGGCCTCTTCGGCCAGTCGCGCCTCTTCCGCGCGGCGAGCCTCCTCGGCCAACCGGGCCTCTTCGGCCAGCCGCGCCTCCTCGGCCAGCCGCGCCTCCTCGGCCAACCGCGCCTCTTCTTCCGCGCGGCGCCGGGCCTCTTCCGCGCGGCGAGCCTCCTCGGCCAACCGCGCCTCTTCCTCGGCAGCCCGACGCGCTTCTTCCTCGGCGAGCCGTGCCTCTTCGGCGAGTCTGGCTTCTTCCGCGAGGCGAGCCTCCTCAGCCAACCGCGCCTCTTCCGCCAGTCGTGCCTCTTCCGCCAGTCGTGCCTCTTCCGCCAGCCGCGCCTCTTCCGCCAGCCGCGCCTCTTCCGCCAGCCGCGCCTCTTCCGCCAGCCGCGCCTCTTCTTCCGCGCGGCGCCGGGCCTCTTCGGCCAACCGGGCTTCCTCGGCGCGCCGGGCCTCTTCTTCCGCCTGTCGCCGGGCCTCCTCCTCGCGCCGGTCCCGCTCGCGGGCCTCCCACGCCTCGATGGACAGCGACTCGACGAGCCCCTCACGCTCGAGAACGTGGAACAGCACTTCCTGGGCGGGCGTCAGCCCCTCCAACCGTTGGAAGTCCGCCAGCCTCAGGAGCAGCGCCATCTCCTCCGCACTGGCCACCCACGGGGTGCACGCCCCCGCGTTCTCACAGCGGTACATGCGAGGCTCGGGGGCCTCGGCGCCCGCGGGCTCCAGGGCGGCACGGACGACGCGCGTCCCCGCGATGGGGCGGAACATCTCCTCCACCCCTCCCTCCTCGAAGGCGG
This window of the Archangium lipolyticum genome carries:
- a CDS encoding J domain-containing protein; translated protein: MPPSQVAETLYSAHKSRATGRLTLHAGGRQALLFLQSGDLVGTQLGFGYQTPVQALLQAGRIRPEMLDALWARESAGTPDEDLLEELGLAPEAVAEHQVLAEVRRLSQLAERAAFEEGGVEEMFRPIAGTRVVRAALEPAGAEAPEPRMYRCENAGACTPWVASAEEMALLLRLADFQRLEGLTPAQEVLFHVLEREGLVESLSIEAWEARERDRREEEARRQAEEEARRAEEARLAEEARRRAEEEARLAEEARLAEEARLAEEARLAEEARLAEEARLAEEARLAEEARLAEEARLAEEARLAEEEARRAAEEEARLAEEARRAEEARRRAEEEARLAEEARLAEEARLAEEARLAEEARRAEEARLAEEARLRAEEEARRAEEARLAEEARLRAEEEARRAEEARLAEEARLAEEARLAEEARLAEEARLAEEARLAEEARLAEEARLRAEEEARLAEEARRAEEERLAEEARLAEEARRAEEARLAEEARLAEEEARRAAEEEARLAEEARRAAEEEARRAEEARRAEEARRAEEARLAEEARLAEEARRAEEEAARLAEEIRLAEEARLVEEARRAEEARLAEEARLRAEEEARLAEEARRAEEARLAAEEEARLAEEARLAEEARLRAEEEARQVEEARRAEEARLAEEVRLRAEEEARLAEDARLAEEAQLAEEARLRAEEEARLAEEARLAEEARLAEEARLRAEEEARLAEEARLRAEEEARLAEESRLAEEARLRAEEEARLAEEARLAEEARLAEEARLRAEEEARLAEEARLAEEARLAEEARRVEEARRVEEARRAEAARLAEERRRAEAARLAEEARLRAEEEARRAEAARLAEEARLAEEARLAEEARLVEEARLAEEARLAEEARLAEEARLAEEARLAEEARLAEEARVAEEARLAEEARRAEEVRRAEAARLAEERRRAEAARHAEEARRAEAARLAEEARRVEASRLIEQRRLAEVSQLSDVARIAEAAELQDGELILGSAPAEASTQPVTGAENSLSEVMSTPEAWFDAFPGDAELPAQEDTNALRLAREQANAASLRDMQEAQRRAGSAPPESWLVDEPARPIAPAMPAASAPQESANESGADLNFWADLSGPESQPPAPVVPAPVVMAPAMPPPAARPPPPAAPPRAAVPPGLRSPAASTQAPAAPVPPGLRSPAANTAAPAGSVPPNLWARNSAPAAPAQPLRLGPDAPRSSGDEDLWRIVTFDNAGGEAPGDINASFEAALQQVDAHLESLVRAEVPQSPAPIEPAPQPPVSPAPAAPPAPAAPMPPPAVTTASSVPTVDFDMPDSWDDLSLDENDLAEDVSDEAAKVRRQRLLQRAMEIGSRPAAAPPAPGAPAPGAPAPLSDEQLLAQQIEKRYADVQAHRDHFTMLGLPIGPDVKREQVKTAFLGLAKRFHPDRLPPALSSLAPKMTAVFDSIRGAYEVLYDDTKRAAYLQELRSMASAQAAKPAGGGEASDLFKMGEVFFRKRDFASAADHFERAYNVEPKAVYLAARAWAIYMDPQRKADIPKAKQMMAEALKRDPNCDRAHYQLGVISRVEGDMLRAERHFREAVRANPKHLEANQELRLIEMRKKNPPPKKGGGLFG